Proteins encoded by one window of Salvia splendens isolate huo1 chromosome 14, SspV2, whole genome shotgun sequence:
- the LOC121764002 gene encoding NADH dehydrogenase [ubiquinone] flavoprotein 2, mitochondrial-like isoform X1, translating into MLRRLAAQRILELRQAFRQPQASRSFSTALNYHLDSPDNNPDLPWEFSGKNMEKVKEILSHYPSNYKQSAVIPLLDLAQQQHGGWLSVSAMNHVAKIIEVPPIRVYEVATFYSMFNRAKVGKYHLLVCGTTPCMIRGSREIESALLSHLGVKRNEVTKDGLFSVGEMECMGSCVNAPMITVADYSSGSEGYTYNYYEDITPKRVVEIVEALRRGEKPPHGTQNANRINSGPEGGNTTLLGEPKPPPCRDLDAC; encoded by the exons ATGCTGCGCCGTCTCGCCGCCCAGCGCATTCTTGAGCTCCGTCAAGCATTCCGTCAGCCACAG GCATCGCGATCCTTCTCAACTGCGCTTAACTAT CATCTTGATAGTCCGGATAATAATCCAGACCTTCCATGGGAGTTCTCGGGAAAGAACATGGAAAAG GTTAAGGAGATATTGTCTCACTATCCTTCAAACTATAAGCAATCTGCTGTCATTCCTTTGCTTGATCTTGCACAACAGCAACATGGAGGTTGGCTCTCAGTTTCAGCAATGAATCAT GTTGCTAAGATCATTGAAGTTCCTCCAATTCGTGTATATGAGGTTGCAACCTTCTATTCGATGTTCAACCGAGCAAAG GTTGGAAAATACCACCTATTGGTATGTGGTACTACACCTTGCATGATCCGCGGTTCTAGAGAAATTGAATCAGCACTATTGAGTCACCTGGGAGTTAAACGCAATG AAGTAACTAAGGATGGACTTTTTTCTGTCGGAGAAATGGAATGCATG GGATCTTGTGTTAATGCTCCAATGATCACAGTTGCTGATTACTCCAGTGGATCTGAGGGATATACCTATAATTATTAC GAAGACATTACTCCGAAGAGAGTTGTCGAGATTGTGGAGGCCCTTAGAAGAGGGGAAAAGCCACCA CATGGCACACAAAATGCCAACCGCATAAACTCTGGACCGGAAGGTGGGAACACTACATTGTTAGGTGAGCCTAAGCCTCCTCCATGCCGGGACCTTGATGCCTGCTGA
- the LOC121764002 gene encoding NADH dehydrogenase [ubiquinone] flavoprotein 2, mitochondrial-like isoform X2: MLRRLAAQRILELRQAFRQPQASRSFSTALNYHLDSPDNNPDLPWEFSGKNMEKVKEILSHYPSNYKQSAVIPLLDLAQQQHGGWLSVSAMNHVGKYHLLVCGTTPCMIRGSREIESALLSHLGVKRNEVTKDGLFSVGEMECMGSCVNAPMITVADYSSGSEGYTYNYYEDITPKRVVEIVEALRRGEKPPHGTQNANRINSGPEGGNTTLLGEPKPPPCRDLDAC; this comes from the exons ATGCTGCGCCGTCTCGCCGCCCAGCGCATTCTTGAGCTCCGTCAAGCATTCCGTCAGCCACAG GCATCGCGATCCTTCTCAACTGCGCTTAACTAT CATCTTGATAGTCCGGATAATAATCCAGACCTTCCATGGGAGTTCTCGGGAAAGAACATGGAAAAG GTTAAGGAGATATTGTCTCACTATCCTTCAAACTATAAGCAATCTGCTGTCATTCCTTTGCTTGATCTTGCACAACAGCAACATGGAGGTTGGCTCTCAGTTTCAGCAATGAATCAT GTTGGAAAATACCACCTATTGGTATGTGGTACTACACCTTGCATGATCCGCGGTTCTAGAGAAATTGAATCAGCACTATTGAGTCACCTGGGAGTTAAACGCAATG AAGTAACTAAGGATGGACTTTTTTCTGTCGGAGAAATGGAATGCATG GGATCTTGTGTTAATGCTCCAATGATCACAGTTGCTGATTACTCCAGTGGATCTGAGGGATATACCTATAATTATTAC GAAGACATTACTCCGAAGAGAGTTGTCGAGATTGTGGAGGCCCTTAGAAGAGGGGAAAAGCCACCA CATGGCACACAAAATGCCAACCGCATAAACTCTGGACCGGAAGGTGGGAACACTACATTGTTAGGTGAGCCTAAGCCTCCTCCATGCCGGGACCTTGATGCCTGCTGA